In Desulfosoma sp., the genomic stretch CGAGGCCGAAAGGCGTAGGTGATGGGAAACAGGTTAATATTCCTGTACCACCGGGAAAGCGTTTGAGCGATGGGGGGACGCAGAAGGGCAGGCCAGCCGGGTGATGGACGTCCTGGTGTAAGCCTGTAGGCGGAGGGTCCAGGCAAATCCGGATCTTCGTCAAACGCCGAGAGGTGATGCCGAGGCCGCAAGGCCGCAAAGTGGCTGATCCCATGCTGCCAAGAAAAGCCTCTAGCGAGTTTTCCGGGTGACCGTACCGTAAACCGACACAGGTGGGCGAGGAGAGAATCCTCAGGCGCTTGAGAGAACCCTGGTTAAGGAACTCGGCAAAATGACACCGTAACTTCGGGAGAAGGTGTGCCCTCGGTAGGTGAAGTTTCCAGCAAGCGGAGCCGAAGGGGGTTGCAGAGAATAGGGGGTAGCGACTGTTTACTAAAAACACAGGACTCTGCTAAGTCGCAAGACGACGTATAGGGTCTGACGCCTGCCCGGTGCCGGAAGGTTAAGGGGAGAGGTTATCTTCGGAGAAGCCTTGAACCGAAGCCCCGGTAAACGGCGGCCGTAACTATAACGGTCCTAAGGTAGCGAAATTCCTTGTCGGGTAAGTTCCGACCTGCACGAATGGCGTAACGACTTCCCCACTGTCTCGACCAGGGACTCAGTGAAATTGCAGTCTCGGTGCAGATACCGAGTACCCGCGGCTAGACGGAAAGACCCCGTGCACCTTTACTACAGCTTGGCATTGGGTTTTGGACGTGTATGTGTAGGATAGGTGGGAGGCTGTGAAGTGGGGGCGCCAGCTCCCATGGAGCCGTCCTTGAAATACCACCCTTATGCGTCTAGGGCTCTAACCTGGGGAAGTGATCCTTCCCGGGGACAGTGCCTGGTGGGTAGTTTGACTGGGGCGGTCGCCTCCCAAAGGGTAACGGAGGCGCGCGAAGGTTCCCTCAGGCTGATTGGAAACCAGCCGTAGAGTGTAAAGGCATAAGGGAGCTTGACTGCGAGACCCACAAGTCGAGCAGGTACGAAAGTCGGTCTTAGTGATCCGGCGGTTCCGCATGGAAGGGCCGTCGCTCAACGGATAAAAGGTACGCCGGGGATAACAGGCTGATCTCCCCCAAGAGTTCACATCGACGGGGAGGTTTGGCACCTCGATGTCGGCTCATCGCATCCTGGGGCTGGAGCAGGTCCCAAGGGTTCGGCTGTTCGCCGATTAAAGCGGTACGTGAGCTGGGTTTAAAACGTCGTGAGACAGTTTGGTCCCTATCTACCGCGGGCGTAGGAACTTTGAGGGGATCTGTCCCTAGTACGAGAGGACCGGGATGGACGAACCTCTGGTGTCCCAGTTGTTCCGCCAGGAGCACCGCTGGGTAGCCATGTTCGGAAGGGATAACCGCTGAAAGCATCTAAGCGGGAAACCCACCCCAAGATGAGAGTTCCCTCGGGACTTCGGTCCCGCTGAAGGCCCCTCGGAGACCACGAGGTTGATAGGCCGGAGGTGGAAGTCCGGTAACGGATGGAGCTGACCGGTACTAATCGGCCGTGAGGCTTGACCATCCCTTTCTTGAAGGACACAGCCCGTCGCGCACTCTTGCCTCACCCTATTCAGGTCCTGTGTGGGCTGGTGGCTATGGCGAGGAGGCCACACCCGTTCCCATCCCGAACACGGCCGTTAAGCTCCTCAGCGCCTATGGTACTGCGCGGGAAGCCGCGTGGAAGAGTCGGTCGCCGCCAGCCCAACCCCATCCTACCGCCGGTCCAATGGAGTCCGGCTTTTTTTGTCTCTTAAAACGATCACTTCCCATGCTGCAGACACCCGATGCCCACACAATTCCATGGAAGCCTCTCATGGAGGCCTTTGCATCCTTTGAACCGGATGAGGAGTGGAAGGATTTTCCAGCCAGCGCTTTTGAAACCGCTCTCATGGCTTCCTCGAAACCTTTCGTGGAAGCTTTCCTGCAAGCAAAGTTTCCACATGAGTCAGGCTCGCGTTCAGAGCACCTTCGATGCCTCTACGCCTTTCTGCTTGAACGACGCTATCGCGAAAAACTGAACCTTTTGTATTTTGCCTTTGACGTCTTTGAGGAAACGTCCCCCCTGCCTGCAGATGTTATCGCTCGAACGCCTTTTCCTCATGAAGACGGTGTGCCGGCCTTTCGGTACGCTTTGCAGGCAAGTAGCTAAGGAAAGTCAACGTGCTGTCTACTAGGGAGGCAAACCATGCCTGTGCGCTGTGCCACGGTGCTCGGTGTCAGCCCTGGGCGAGCTCTCGTCGTTCTGGAAAGGGAAGAAAACTGCCATGCCTGTCACGCTCACAGCTCCTGTATGCGGCTGCGCCCCCAAGGCTCCAACCGCCTTGTGGAAGTTCGCGATCCCTTGGGAGCTTGTGTCGGTGACCGGGTTGAAATTTCCTTTCCCGCCGGCCCTCTCTGGATTTACTCTATTTTGTTTTTCGGTCTTCCGGCGGCGGCTCTGGCTCTTGGAAGCCTGTCGGCTTTCCTATGGGGTTGGACTTCCACAGCGGCAGTCGTTGCGGCAGGTGCCGCAGGCTTGATCGTGGCTTTGGCCTTTAGTTTCCTGATGGTCCGAAAAATGGCCCAGAGTGACGAGGTCCTTCCGATCCTCTCGCGGATCCTTGTCAAAGAAGTGAGTTGTCTCGACCTTGGTTGATTTTGTGCCACATGGGATAGACTTCTCCCAAGGCGACGCGGATTGCCGTGACGAATTCGGCTTCGGCGAAGGAACTGCGGCAGGCGTTTTAACTTACGGTCACTCGAGACGACCACTGGGAAAAGATTGGGGCGCATGGCCCGCGTTTTTGGCCTTGCCGACGTCTACGCTTTTGGCAGCCAGGCTCGAGCCGTACCGGAGCGGCCAGGCGAGACGTGGTCTGACCCTTCGCGTTTTGCTGAGGGCTTAGATTAAGACAGTGGAGTACGGCCTTTCTACCGCGTGCGCCTTACGGCCAGGCGGCGGGTCGATCGTGCCATGGAACTGGAAGATCTTTTTGCGGTGTTCCGCGTCGATCTGGTCCTTCTGCCGAAAGCAGATTCTTATCTGGCATGGGAAATCGTTCGCGGCGAACCCCTCTGCACCGCAGCAATTTTCAAAAAGGCAGCTGCGTCACGAGCTGAAGCTCTTGGCTACCCGACTGGGAATGGCGGCACGTGCCAAGGCGTCGCAGATTTCGTTTTCCCTTTGACCTTCGTGACCTTTAATCCACCGCCATTCCACCTGATGCACGGACGCCAATCGATCCAATTCCTCCCATAGCTCTCGATTCTTCACAGGCTCTCTTTTAGAAGTTTTCCAACCGTTCTTTTTCCAGGTGTGAATCCATTGAGTGATTCCCTTTTGAACATATTGGGAATCCGTAAACAGAAGGACTCGACAAGGTTCCTTGAGAGCTTTCAAGGCTTCCACGACGGCTGTGAGTTCCATCTGATTGTTGGTGGTCCTTGGGGAAGATCCGCTCAGGCGTTTCTCATGTCCCTGATAACGGAGCAGCGCCGCCCAGCCTCCAGGGCCGGGATTGCCGGAACAGGCTCCGTCGGTGAAGATTTCAACGGTTTTCATGAAGGATTTTCTATCCTTGGATGGGAATGCCCCCCCTTCTTGCCGTGACACTGAAAGAAGTAGGAACGGAATCCTATCGATTGAGGCATTCCGCTCCTTAAGAGGCACGGAGCCGTTGGCGGACGAACCGAGCCATGGCCATAGGGGTTTTTTTCTTCAGGGCCTCTTCCAAACGTTCTAAGGGAATTTCAGCTCGAGCCGCCGATCGATGGCCTCCGGCGCTTCCCCATGCTCCAAAGGCCTTCTGCACACTTCGACCTGCGTTCTTGCGGTATCCATCATTTCGAACGATGACCACAAGGGTTTTGTCCACAACGGAACTGACGATACTCCAAGAGATGTCATGGACTTTGAGCAGAAAATCGGCCAAGATGACCAGGATGTCAGCGGAAGGAACCCGAGCAAGATGCGTGTAAATGCGATCCTTGATCACTGTCTTGTTCTTGATGGCCTCGACAAAGTAGGTGAGGTCCTTAAGGGCCAGGTCGGAAATTTCGATCTTGCGTAAGGTTGCCTGGTACACCTTGTCGTAGAGGTAGTGAAAGGCACGTACGTCCTCTTCACGACTTTGGCGTTCGAAGTTTTGTGTGTCCGTCTTGATGCCGTATATAAGGGCCGTGGCCAGGGTTCTTGAAGGCTTGATCTTGGCTGCGATCAGGTATTCGGTGAGAATCGTTGAAGTGGCTCCATAGTCGGGCCGAATGTCCAGATAAGGAATTTCCGGCAAGGCCGTAACGGGATGGTGGTCGATGACCAGAGAGTACGGAATTTTTTGAAAGAACTCATTGTGAGCCGGCTGTCCGTCCACCAGAAAGAACCTGTTGAAATCGCTAAGGTTTTTATCCTTCAGAAGGACCAAGGGCAGCTTCAGCAACCGCACCATGGTCAAGTTGTTCAGACGCCGAATGGGCCGAATGATTCCAATGGTGGTGGAATGCACGCGTCGCCAAAGAAGCCGTTTCAGGGCGAAAGCGGCGGCAATGGAGTCCGGATCCGGATCGATGGTAATCAGCACTCGATCTTTCGTCTGCACCAGAGCGTAAAGGCGTTGAAGCGCGTCTTTTCGAGAACGCGGCCTCAAAGACGTGGGGCATGCGGAGGAAGGCTGTTTGTTGGGCGCCATGAAACCCGTAACATTTGCGCAGTGGAACGAGGACGAAAAAAGGGGTGGCCTTTCCACCCCTCAAGATTCTCTATGGAGCGGGAAACGGGATTCGAACCCGCGACTTCGACCTTGGCAAGGTCGCACTCTACCGCTGAGTTATTCCCGCTCAGTTCGTGAGCTTCTTTAACTCCAGAGTCGGCCCTGAGTCAAGGAAAAATTTTGGCTGTCATCCGATAATATATATTATGTAAACTTGAAAGCGAGGGCGTGATGACCACGGGAATACTTTATCATTCCAGCTTCAGTCGCCGTAGCTACCTCACCCAGGGCTCTCGACTCCAAGATTTCCCCCAGGCCCTGGAACCCCTATTGCGGAACCCTCGCTTTGTTCTCATTGAATCTCCAGCCATTACCGAAGACTGGATCCTCAAAGTCCATTCCCGAAAGCTTTTGGAGGGTGTCATGCGGGACGCTTTGTGTTCTACGGCATGGCATTCCGCCGGAGGTGTGGTTCTAGGAGCCGAAAAGATTGCTTTGGGGGAGCTTCGAAACGCCTTTGCCTTTATCGGTGCTGGAGGTCATCATAGTGGTCGGGATTTTTTCGGAGGTTACTGTTGCTTTAACGATGTGGTTTTGGCCATCACGGTGTTACGGGAAAAGCATGGGTTACAGCGTTTTGCCATCTTGGACACGGACGCCCATCATGGCGATGGCACACGGGACTTGGTGCGTCACGACCCGAACGTTCTTCATGTGTGTTTATGTTATAGCGCCTATGAATCCCCCGATGGCACCAAGGTGGATGTTCCTGTACCAGGCGGCCTTTCCCTGTGGCGCACCCTTGGATGGGGGGATGATGTGGCCTCGGAAGAAGAAACGGATATGGACCTCCGTTATTACGAAACGGCGAGACAGGCTTTTTATGATCGATGCTTGAGGTTTCAACCGGATCTCATTTTTTGGTATTTTGGTTTTGACACGCACCGAGGAGACTATGGTGACATAGGCTTAAGCCGGTCCGCCTATCTCATGATCGCCCGTATGATGACGGAACTGGCCGAAAAAACATGTCATGGACGTCTGGAAGTGGTCCTAGGCGGTGGATCCCGAAGCGATATCGCGCGCCACTGCATCCCTCCGATTATTGCCATCTTGGGAGGTGAGTCTGCATGAGTCACCCGGTTCCACTGAAGACTTTGGCCAAAATTCTTACCACCATGGCGTGCACACTGCCCCATGAGTATGGCCTCTTTTGGGACGACGACGGCACCATGCCATGGAAGGAATTTTATTGGGCCCTGCAGGAGGATCCTCGATTACGTTTCGTCCGCGAATCCACATTGAAAGAACTGGCTCTTCTGGGCCATGCCCTGCCCTTTGTCCTAGACGGATCACGGTTAAGGCTGGTGGCTGGGTCTTCAACCCTTCCTCTTTTTTCCTCGGTGGAACCACCGGATCGGCTCTTTACAGGCATTCGCCCTCAGCAGCTTCCCTCGGTGCGCCTGGATGGTCTTCGAGCCCGGCATCGATCCTATGTTCCTTTATGGGTGCATAAAGAAACGGCGGAACGTATGGCTCGACGTCGCACTTCTTCTCCCCTGGTTCTGGAGATACGAGCCCGAGAAGCCTACGCGGCCGGCGAACTGTTTTATCAAGCTGGAGAAGATTTCTTCCTCGCTAGAGCCGTGCAGGCGTCCTATGTCATCATTCCTTTAGGCATGCTTGAAGAAACGGAAGAAGAGACCGTCATTCGTCCGCGTCAAGGCGCCAAGACGGTTCCCAAGGAAGACTTTCGAGTCGATTTCGGCTCCTTTCATGTGAAACCACACCACCTTCAAGAGCTTTTTTCAAACCGAGTCTTCGAAGAACCCCGCGGCAAGGAAACTTCGGGAAAAAAAGGGCGCAAGGATGGTGGTTGGAAAAAGGCTGCACGTAAAGAACGCCGCAAACGTGAGGTGTAATAATATTTCCGGGGCGCATCGGTGACGAGTCTGAACTTTTTCAGGAGGTGGGTAAGTGAAAGAAGCTCTTGAATTTGCCATGCAGGAACTTATGGGGCCCGAACTGAACCAGATCCAAAAAAGATCAGAGCGCTATCGAAGAAATCAAACGGCATGTGGCTTTAGAAGCTAAATCTACGTCATGGTTTTCTGGCCTTGGGAGTGAAACAGACTCGTGTCGAATTTAGGCGCCTCCCAGGTACGCCTTTTGAACGTCGGCGTTTTCCAGGAGTCCCTGAGCGGTATCTTCCAAGACGATGCGACCCACTTCCAGCACATAGCCTCGGTGAGCCAGCTTCAGAGCTGCTCGAGCGTTTTGTTCCACCAGGACGATAGTCACCCCCGAAGCGTTAATGTCCTGTATGGTCTGAAAGATGGTCTTCACAAGCAATGGTGCCAATCCGAGACTGGGTTCATCCAGCAGCAAAATTCTAGGCCGGCTCATCAGTCCTCGGGCTATGGCCAGCATCTGCTGTTCCCCGCCGCTGAGGGTTCCGGCAAGTTGGCGGCGTCTTTCCGCCAGGATGGGAAAAAGCTCGTAGATCCACTGAAGAGTTTTCTGAACACCGTTTGTATCGGATCGAATGAAGGCTCCCAGGTTCAGGTTTTCCTGAACGGTAAGGGTTCCGAAAACGCGACGTCCTTCAGGCACATGAGCCACTCCGCGGCGCACCACTTCGTGAGGCGGCAGCTTATGCAGAGGGGTGTCTTCCAGAATCACGGCTCCTGAAGACGGCTTGACCAGCCCGCTGATGGTGAGCAACGTGGTGGATTTGCCTGCCCCGTTGGCCCCGAGAATGGTCACGATTTCCCCGGGATGCACTGTGAGGTTAATGCCGTGCAGCACCTCAATATTGCCATACTTAACGTAAAGGTCCACGAGTTGAAGCATTTTCAGTCTTCGTCCGTCCCCAGGTACGCCTCAATGACACGGGGATTAGCTTTGATTTCCGAAGGTGTGCCTTCGGCGATTTTGGACCCGTATTCCAAAACGACAATCTTTTCGCACACGCGCATGACCAGGTTCATGTCATGTTCGATAAGCAGAACCGTGATCCCTTTGGCTCGAATCTTTCGAATAATTTCAATAAGTTCTTGCGTTTCCTGTTCGTTCATGCCTCCGGCCGGTTCGTCCAAAATGAGCAGCTTGGGCTGCGTGGCCAAAGCCCGCGCGACCTCCAGTAGTCTCTGGTTGCCGTAGGAGAGATTTTTGGCCTTTTGCAGCACGTTCTTTTGCAGCCCTACGAAAGCCAGAGCGTCCAAAGCTTGGTCGATGGCTTTTTTTTCTTCCCTTCGATGTCGACCCAACCCGAGCATGGCGGAAACAACCCCGGAACGCATGCGGCAATGGCATCCTGCCAGGACGTTTTCCAGCACGGACAGATTCTGAAAAAGGCGAATGGTCTGAAAGGTTCGACCGATTCCCAAGCGGATGATGCGGTGTGTGCGAAGACCCAGCAACGAAGTGTTATTGAAAAGAATGTCGCCTTGGTCCGGTCGATAGATGCCCGTGATCAGGTTGAAAACCGTGGTTTTACCGGCGCCGTTGGGACCGATCAGCCCGACGATACTTCCAGAGTCTACGTCAAAGGAGACGTTGTGGACGGCTGTGAGACCTCCAAAGGATTTGGTCAACCGCCGTAGGCTCAAAAGACTCACGCCCCCTCCTCCCCAACATATTGTTCGGGCAATCTGTATCGGCGTGGCCGAGCTGGTAGAATGCCTCCGGTTCGAAAGATCATCATGGCGATCATGGCGGCCCCAAAGACCATCATGCGTGCATTGGTGAAGCCACGAAACACTTCGGGCAATCCCACGATGAGAAAAGCTCCCAGAAGCACTCCTGGAATGCTTCCCGATCCCCCCAAGATAATCAGAGTGAACATAACCACCGATTCCCAGAAACTAAAGGATTCCGGGGCAATAATGGTCATTTTAGCCGCATAGATATTGCCGACCATGCCCGCCCAGGCCGCTCCAAGCACAAAGGCCATGAGCTTGTAATGGGCCGTGTCGATGCCGCTGCCTTCGGCGGCCGTTTCATCTTCTCGAAGGTAATTCAAAGCTCTACCGAACCTTGAATTTTCAAGGCGATGAAAGAAAAAGATTGTCAAGGCCACGAAGGCCCAAATAAGATAGAAAAATTCGTGAGGTTGTCGAATCACCCAGCCGAACAGATTCGGCCGACTGATGCCGAAGATGCCGTTGGCGCCTCCTGTGATTCCGAAAACATTGTTAATGAGCGCGATTCGAACGATTTCTCCCACTCCGATGGTAACAATGCACAGGTAGTCCCCTCGAAGGTGGATGATGGGTCGAGCGATCAGAAGGGCAAAGAGCCCTGCTGTGAGCCCGCACAGGGGCATGAGCATCAAAATAGGGATATGAAAATGGGTGTTGAGGATGGCGGCGGTGTAGGCGCCTACGGCATAAAAGGCAGCGTGTCCCAGATTAAAGAGGCCTGCATGGCCCACGATGAGGTTAAGGCTGAGTCCCAGAGCGGCGTAGAGTCCGATGCTGTTGAGCACATCCGTCCAGTAGGGGTTGAGAAACAGAGGACAGGCGGCCAAAGCCGCCGCAATCAGTCCGTAGGTGAGAAAACGACTCCAGATCATACCTTTTCCGCGACCCGTTCTCCCAGCAGTCCGGTGGGACGCACGATGAGAATAAAAATCAGGACTCCAAAGGCGATCGCATCTTTCCAAGCCACGGACAGGTACGCGGCTCCCAAAGCCTCAATAACGCCCAGCAGAATGCCTCCGACCATAGCCCCTGGAATGTTGCCGATGCCTCCAAGAATCGCCGCCGTAAAAGCTTTTAATCCGTAAACCCAACCCATGGTGAAGTTGATTTGCCCGTAATGCAACCCCACCATCAGTCCCGCTGCACCGCCCAGAGCCGGGCCGATAAGGAACACCATGAGAATGACGCGGTTGACATCGATGCCCATGAGGCGTGCCGCATCTTGGTCAATGGCGGCGGCGCGGATCGCCGTTCCGATCTTCGTCTTCTGTATGAAGGTGTAGAGGGCTATCATCATCACCACGGATGTCCCGAGCATGAGCACTCGAACCAAAGGCACATAGAGGCCGAAGAGATCGATAGCCGTTTTGGGCAAGATGCCCTGAGGATACACTTGGAATCGAGCGCCGTAGATGAGCATGAGGGCATTGGAAAAAAAGATGGAAGCTCCCAGAGCGGACACCACGGCGGATAACCGAGGGGAATGACGAAGGGGTCTATAGGCCACCCGTTCCAGGAGAGCGCCCACGAGAGCCACCAACCCCATGACCATCAGGACCAACACGGCGATCCCTGCCACGGGGCCCAACCGGTCCACCAAGGCCATGGAGGTCAAAAGGGTCAGACCCAGATAGGATCCAATGGTGAACAGGTCCCCGTGAGCGAAATTGATGAGCTTAAGAACGCCGTAGACCATGGTGTAGCCTAAGGCGATCAGAGCGTATATGCCGCCCACGGCGAGCCCGTTGGTCAATTGTTGAAGGAATTCTTCCATGGGCTTGATTGTTGTCGGTCACCCGAAGCGTGATGGTTGCCAAATGAGTGCAGGAGCGTTACCGGTTCGGAGATCAGGCTGCTACCCGAAAACGCTCCTGCAGGCAAGGGCGGGTTCACCACCGTTACGGTTGCAGAATGAAGTTTCCTTCCGCGTCCACCTTGTAGACACGATACACTTCCCCGACGCGATCACCCTTTTCATTAAAGGCGATCTTACCGGTTAGACCGGCGAAGTCTTTGAGTTGCTTATGTAAATATTCGGCCAGCTTGTCTGGATCCGTAGACTGGGTCGCCTGAATAGCGGCCGTGATTACGCGAAAACCATCCCCGGCCAGAACCGCGTAGATGGAGTTGGGGGCTGTGCCGTATTTCTTCTTGAATTCATCCAAAAAGGCTTTGGCCTCCGGGGACGGCAGGTCCTTGGGCAGCGGAGCACTCAGAAAGTAGAACCCTTGCGCCGCATCTTTACCCGCAATTTTCACGAGATCCGGATTGTTGGTGGCATCCCCACCGATAAAAGGCACGTTCCAGTTCATTTCCTTTTTCTGACGCAGCAGCAGACCCGCTTCAGGGTAGTAACCCGTAAAGAAAACCACATCCGGGTTGGCTCCCTTAAGCTTGGTCAAAATGGCCGTATAGTCTCGCTCACCTGGGGTTAAAGCATCGAAGAAAACAATCTTGACCCCTTTGCCTTCCAAAAGCCCCCTGGCCTCATCGGCGAGACCTTTGGCGTAGGTGGTGTTGTCATGCAGAATAGCGACGTTTTTGGC encodes the following:
- a CDS encoding branched-chain amino acid ABC transporter permease, giving the protein MEEFLQQLTNGLAVGGIYALIALGYTMVYGVLKLINFAHGDLFTIGSYLGLTLLTSMALVDRLGPVAGIAVLVLMVMGLVALVGALLERVAYRPLRHSPRLSAVVSALGASIFFSNALMLIYGARFQVYPQGILPKTAIDLFGLYVPLVRVLMLGTSVVMMIALYTFIQKTKIGTAIRAAAIDQDAARLMGIDVNRVILMVFLIGPALGGAAGLMVGLHYGQINFTMGWVYGLKAFTAAILGGIGNIPGAMVGGILLGVIEALGAAYLSVAWKDAIAFGVLIFILIVRPTGLLGERVAEKV
- a CDS encoding SoxR reducing system RseC family protein encodes the protein MPVRCATVLGVSPGRALVVLEREENCHACHAHSSCMRLRPQGSNRLVEVRDPLGACVGDRVEISFPAGPLWIYSILFFGLPAAALALGSLSAFLWGWTSTAAVVAAGAAGLIVALAFSFLMVRKMAQSDEVLPILSRILVKEVSCLDLG
- a CDS encoding ABC transporter ATP-binding protein — its product is MSLLSLRRLTKSFGGLTAVHNVSFDVDSGSIVGLIGPNGAGKTTVFNLITGIYRPDQGDILFNNTSLLGLRTHRIIRLGIGRTFQTIRLFQNLSVLENVLAGCHCRMRSGVVSAMLGLGRHRREEKKAIDQALDALAFVGLQKNVLQKAKNLSYGNQRLLEVARALATQPKLLILDEPAGGMNEQETQELIEIIRKIRAKGITVLLIEHDMNLVMRVCEKIVVLEYGSKIAEGTPSEIKANPRVIEAYLGTDED
- a CDS encoding ABC transporter ATP-binding protein encodes the protein MLQLVDLYVKYGNIEVLHGINLTVHPGEIVTILGANGAGKSTTLLTISGLVKPSSGAVILEDTPLHKLPPHEVVRRGVAHVPEGRRVFGTLTVQENLNLGAFIRSDTNGVQKTLQWIYELFPILAERRRQLAGTLSGGEQQMLAIARGLMSRPRILLLDEPSLGLAPLLVKTIFQTIQDINASGVTIVLVEQNARAALKLAHRGYVLEVGRIVLEDTAQGLLENADVQKAYLGGA
- a CDS encoding DHH family phosphoesterase → MAPNKQPSSACPTSLRPRSRKDALQRLYALVQTKDRVLITIDPDPDSIAAAFALKRLLWRRVHSTTIGIIRPIRRLNNLTMVRLLKLPLVLLKDKNLSDFNRFFLVDGQPAHNEFFQKIPYSLVIDHHPVTALPEIPYLDIRPDYGATSTILTEYLIAAKIKPSRTLATALIYGIKTDTQNFERQSREEDVRAFHYLYDKVYQATLRKIEISDLALKDLTYFVEAIKNKTVIKDRIYTHLARVPSADILVILADFLLKVHDISWSIVSSVVDKTLVVIVRNDGYRKNAGRSVQKAFGAWGSAGGHRSAARAEIPLERLEEALKKKTPMAMARFVRQRLRAS
- a CDS encoding branched-chain amino acid ABC transporter substrate-binding protein: MKKGLVAVAALCLLLGGVIAAKADTIKIGLMGPMTGPWASEGQEMKQVLDLLAADLNAKGGVLGKKVEVIADDDGGDPRTAALAAQRLATQGIVAVIGTYGSSITEATQNIYNESKILQIANGSTAIRLTEKGLKYFFRTCPRDDEQGRVAVQAIEKMGAKNVAILHDNTTYAKGLADEARGLLEGKGVKIVFFDALTPGERDYTAILTKLKGANPDVVFFTGYYPEAGLLLRQKKEMNWNVPFIGGDATNNPDLVKIAGKDAAQGFYFLSAPLPKDLPSPEAKAFLDEFKKKYGTAPNSIYAVLAGDGFRVITAAIQATQSTDPDKLAEYLHKQLKDFAGLTGKIAFNEKGDRVGEVYRVYKVDAEGNFILQP
- a CDS encoding branched-chain amino acid ABC transporter permease gives rise to the protein MIWSRFLTYGLIAAALAACPLFLNPYWTDVLNSIGLYAALGLSLNLIVGHAGLFNLGHAAFYAVGAYTAAILNTHFHIPILMLMPLCGLTAGLFALLIARPIIHLRGDYLCIVTIGVGEIVRIALINNVFGITGGANGIFGISRPNLFGWVIRQPHEFFYLIWAFVALTIFFFHRLENSRFGRALNYLREDETAAEGSGIDTAHYKLMAFVLGAAWAGMVGNIYAAKMTIIAPESFSFWESVVMFTLIILGGSGSIPGVLLGAFLIVGLPEVFRGFTNARMMVFGAAMIAMMIFRTGGILPARPRRYRLPEQYVGEEGA
- the rnhA gene encoding ribonuclease HI → MKTVEIFTDGACSGNPGPGGWAALLRYQGHEKRLSGSSPRTTNNQMELTAVVEALKALKEPCRVLLFTDSQYVQKGITQWIHTWKKNGWKTSKREPVKNRELWEELDRLASVHQVEWRWIKGHEGQRENEICDALARAAIPSRVAKSFSS